In Deltaproteobacteria bacterium, the genomic stretch ACCGAGCGACAGGCCCGCGACGTAACCGACTCGGTAGTCCGCATCGAGCGCAACGCGGGTTGGATTCATTAGGTGGCGGAGCCGCCTTCCGACCTGAAGCTGGGTCGTTCGCGACCAGCGAAACATCCACCACTGCAGCCAGCGGTGCTCAGCTGTCGTGACGACCTCCGCACGATCAGTCACCACGCGGATCGTCGACTGCCGCGACCACCACACATGCTCCACGACACTATTCCTGAGCTTGCGCGTGTGATGACCGTCGGCTGGGAACTCGTCGAGGCCGACGATCTCGTCGCCCGGCTTCAATTCTCCGATCGGGCTCGATGTCATGTCCGCACGGAGAACGGATGTCTCCGGCTCCAGGCAGTAGCTGCACGCGTGTTGGCAACCCCGATACGGGTTCACGCTGGCGCCGAAGTTCAGGTCGGGGCTGTCGTTGGTGGCGACGATCGTGCGCGATGGATCCACGAGCAGCTCGGTGCGCGGATCCTCGGGCGGGTCGTCGGGGCTCGGCCCGAAGCCGAGCTCGGGCATGTCGGCGACGTGGACGCGCTCGAAGCGGTTGGGCGGGTTGGCGAGGGCGCCGGGCGGGGAGGGCATGAGGCGAATCTACGACGAATCTGTCTAGGCGATCAAGCGCGAAGTCGAAGCCGCGTGCGCGGGGTGGCGCCTAGTCCGCCCACTCCGGCAGGCCACTCGCGCGCAGCGCCTCCAGATCGTGCGAGACCACCACCGTGAAGTCGTCCTCGGCGTCGAGCGCGGCGAGGTAGCGCCGCAGCTGCTCGGTGCGGCGCGTGTCTTCCGGCACGAGCAGGCCGCTGTAGAGGAAGCCCTTGCCGCGATTGGCGAGCAGCGCCTCGCGCGTGTTGGTGATGTCGCCGGACAGGATCCAGACGTGGTTGCCCACGGCGAACGCGAACATCGTCGAGCACGCCGTGTGCCCGCCGAGCGGAATCAGCGCCGTGCCCGGGAACGCGGCGAGCGTGAGCAGGCCCTCGTCTCCCGCGCTCGTCGCTTCGAAGCACGAGCTTTCGACTAGCGCAGCGCCTTCCGCGGTGTTCGGGTCGCGCAGCGTCGCCTGCGGACTCCCCCTGATACACGCGCGCGCCGGGCGCCGGCCCGGCCGCGCACAGCGCCTCGATGCCCTGCGTGTGATCGATGTGCAGATGCGTGAAGCCGAGGCCGCGCACGCGCGCGACCGCGCTGCCGATCTGCTCGGACACCGTGCCGTGCGGCGTCACCTGCCCGCCGCCCGAGAGCGTGCCTAACAACTCGCCGAACTCGACGGCGGCTGCGGCATCCATGCCCGCGTCGACCTCGAACAGCGAGCCATCGGGCCACTCGGCGAGAAACACCGAGTGCGCGATGACGCCGCGCGCGAGCGGCTGCGAGGAGGTGTTGATCCAGCGCAGCGAGCGCGGACCGCCGGGAGCGCTCGTCAGCGAGCGCAGCTCCTCCGCGCTGGGAAGCCGCGGCGCGACCCGGCGGATCTGCAGGTGAGCGGGAACGATGCGCAGAGCGAGCGCGGCGAGTGCGAGCAAGGGCAGGGCGGCGGCGATGCGAAGTGCCCAGCGCATGGCGAGAGCTGCTCCTTACGCCCGCTCGATCCTCGCTCTTACGTGCTTGTGCCACGGCGTGCCCGCGATCCAGTCGCGGTCCTCGCTCGCGGTGAGCTCGTTCGGCGCGACGCCCGTCGTGCGCGAGCCCTCGGCGCCGCCGGGGTAGTGGAGGCCGAGGCCGTTGGGCAGCGTCGCGTGGCCGGGCAGCAGCGTGTCCGTCACCTCCACCTCCGCGACGCCTTCGCCGCGCTTCGTGGTGATGCGCGCGCGGGCGCCGCTCGCGAGGCCGAGGCGCGCGGCGTCCTCGGGGTTCATGCGCAGCGCGCCTGCCGCGTCCTTCGTGCGCCACGCGGGGTCGCGCACGATCGTGTTCGCGGTGCTGGTGCGCCGCTCGCCGGCCGCGAGCACGAACGGGTAGGCGTCGTCGCGCGCGGGCCGCTCGTCGCGCAGCGCGCGCAACTCGCCTAACAGCTCCGGGATCGCGAGGTGCGCCCGGCGGCCGTCGTGCGTGACGCGGCTCCACGAGTCGGCGTGCTCGTCCGCCGTGAACACGACTCCGCTGCGCTCGCGCAGGATCGCGTCGAACAGCGCGAGGCCCTGCTCGATCGGGTTCGCGCCTGCGAAGCCCGCGCGCCGCACCGAGTCCGGGTACTCCTGCGCGCACTGGATCGCGAGCGCCGCGAGCGCCGCGGCGTTCGCGGCGCCGTCCGGCAGCGTGGGCCCGAGCGTCTCGTACATCACCACGGGCGCGACCTGCGCGAACTTCGGGCTCTTCGCGAGCGCTCCGAGCAGCGCGACGGCGTACTGCGCGCGGCCCTGCCTCGCGGCCTCGTGCAGCGGCGCCACGTCCTCGTCTCCGTAACAACCGAGCGCGCGCACGAGGCGGCGGTGAATCTCGGCCTCGACGAGCGTTCCCGGCGCGGGCTCGAACAACGGCGCGCGCAGGTGGAACACGTTCTTCGGGAACTCGAAGTTGAAGAAGGTCGCCTCCCACTTCTCGAGCTGCGACGCCGCGGGCAGCACCCAGTGCGCGAGGCGCGCCGTCTCCGTCATCGCGACGTCGATCACCACGACGCACTCGAGCGCGGCGATCGCCTCGCGCATGCGAGCGCTGTCCGCGAGCGAGTGCGCGGGGTTGCCGCTCTCGACGAGCAGCGCGCGGAAGCGCTGCGGGTGATCCGTGAGGATCTCTTCCGGAATCGCGTTGCAGGGCATGATGCCGCCGATCACGCGCGCGCCCGTCACCGCCGTCTTGCGCTCGCTGCTCTTGCCGATCAGCGCGCCGAAGTGCGTGTGCAGGTTCATCGCGCCGGGCTTCGCGAAGTTGCCCGTCAGCAGCCACGCGAGCTTCTCGAG encodes the following:
- a CDS encoding MBL fold metallo-hydrolase; this translates as MRWALRIAAALPLLALAALALRIVPAHLQIRRVAPRLPSAEELRSLTSAPGGPRSLRWINTSSQPLARGVIAHSVFLAEWPDGSLFEVDAGMDAAAAVEFGELLGTLSGGGQVTPHGTVSEQIGSAVARVRGLGFTHLHIDHTQGIEALCAAGPAPGARVYQGESAGDAARPEHRGRRCASRKLVLRSDERGRRGPAHARRVPGHGADSARRAHGVLDDVRVRRGQPRLDPVRRHHQHARGAARQSRQGLPLQRPARAGRHAPHRAAAALPRRARRRGRLHGGGLARSGGAAREWPAGVGGLGATPRTRLRLRA
- a CDS encoding molybdopterin-dependent oxidoreductase, producing MPNADASRWQKSACILCSLNCGLEVQTDGRRVVKMRGDRAHPASQGYTCEKPARGLDAYQNGRDRLTSPLRRRADGTFEAVSWDVAIAGVARDLARVRDTHGGASILYYGGGGQGNHLPGGYGRATRAAVGYVYASNALAQEKTGEFWVDGKLFGRPNCHSTPDFEHAEVAVLLGKNPWQSHGFPRARIVLKEIARDPERTLVVIDPRRTETAELADFHLRVKPGCDAFLLAALLAILASEDLIDREFLAARTVGADEVLAALAEVPIADYCARAGVEESTLREVARRIGRAASVSILEDLGVQMAPHSTLNSYLEKLAWLLTGNFAKPGAMNLHTHFGALIGKSSERKTAVTGARVIGGIMPCNAIPEEILTDHPQRFRALLVESGNPAHSLADSARMREAIAALECVVVIDVAMTETARLAHWVLPAASQLEKWEATFFNFEFPKNVFHLRAPLFEPAPGTLVEAEIHRRLVRALGCYGDEDVAPLHEAARQGRAQYAVALLGALAKSPKFAQVAPVVMYETLGPTLPDGAANAAALAALAIQCAQEYPDSVRRAGFAGANPIEQGLALFDAILRERSGVVFTADEHADSWSRVTHDGRRAHLAIPELLGELRALRDERPARDDAYPFVLAAGERRTSTANTIVRDPAWRTKDAAGALRMNPEDAARLGLASGARARITTKRGEGVAEVEVTDTLLPGHATLPNGLGLHYPGGAEGSRTTGVAPNELTASEDRDWIAGTPWHKHVRARIERA